The Phycisphaeraceae bacterium genome segment CCCAGATCCCTTCCGCCCGGCCGCTATATCAACCTCGGCTCGCGTCTGCCGATTGAGGCGCTCGCGATGGGAGAGCCGGTCGAGGGCTTCGAGATCGCAGACTGGACCCGTGAGCATCCCATCATGCAGCACGTCAACCTCGACAACCTGCTGATCCGGTCGCTCCGCCCGCTGGTCTCCGCCGACCGGGTGCGCGTGCTGGTCGAGGCCGGCAGCGGCACGCTCTCCGCGCCGGCCATTGTGGAGTACACCGCCGGCGGCGTCCAGATCATCCACCTCACCTTCCGGCCCGTGGAGACCAACTGGTTCTGGCACCCGAGCTGGGTGATGTTCATGGTCAACACCATCGAGTACCTGGGCTTGAGCGGGTCGGCGACGACCGAGCGCACGCTCTCGCCCGGCGATCCCATCATCACGCGGCTGCCCGCCGGCGCGACGGAGGTCCGCCTGCGAACGCCTGACGGCGCGTCGCACGGGCTGTCTCCGGACGACTTGAACGAGGTTTCCTGGGGACGCACCGATCGAGCCGGCTTCTACGACATCACGTGGAAAGCGGGCGGCGCGGACGGCAGCCGCCGCTTCGCCGTCAATCTGCTGGATGAGCCGGAGTCGCACATCACGCCGCGAACCGAACTGAAGTGGGGCGACGAGAAGGTCACGGGCGAGGGAGCCGCCGGCGGGCTGCAGACGCCGCTCTGGCCCTTCGCGATCGGCGTGTGTCTGCTGGTGCTGCTGCTGGAATGGTGGGTCTACCACCGGCGCGGGTACCGCTGACGGCGTCACGATGCGATGACCAGGCGCAGGGTCTGGTACGTCAGCACCGCGCCCACCCACGCCAGGGCCGTCATGTAGCAGAAGGCGAAGATGGCCCACTTCCATGCGGATTCGCGCGCGATGACCGCCACCGTGCTGCCGCACTGCAGGCAGAGGGCGAAGAAGACCATGATCGCCGCCGCCACCGGGATGGTGAACACCGGTTCTCCCGCGCGGGGTCCGCTCTCCCAGCGGGCGTTCCGCATCGCGGCGACGAGCGTGTCGGACTCCTCATCCACCTCGCTGCCCAGGTTGTAGATGATTCCCAGCGTTGCGATGATCACTTCGCGCGCCGGAAAACTCGCCAGCACGCCGATGGTGATGCGCCAGTCGAAGCCCGCGGGCGAGAAGATCGGCTGCACGGTCCGCCCCAGCCGCCCGAGGTAGCTGTGCTCCACGAAGGCGCCTTCCACGCTGTTGGACAGACGCGCGGCCAGCTCCTCGTCGAAGCGATCATTCGCGTCGGCGTCGTTCCGTTCGACCAGATCCGCCACATCGGCGGCGGGAAGAGCCATCTCCGCCGCCGTCTGGTCTATGAACCGCTGCGTCGCCGCCTGCTCCACCGATGCGGAGCGGGGGAAGTACACCAGGGCCCAGATGATGATCGTCATGGCGAAGATGATGGTGCCGGCGCGGCGCAGGAACGCCCCGCCGCGCTCCACCATGCGCCAGAGCACGTCGCGGAGCTGCGGCGTGCGGTAGGGCGGCATCTCCATCACGAAGGGGATGCGCGTGCCCCTGATGACCCACCGGTTGAGCGCCATGGCCACGGGAATCGCCACCAGCAGCCCCACGAAGTGCATCGCCACCAGCGTGAACCCCGCCCACCACGGTCCGTAGCGCGGCTCCACGAAGGCGCCGATGAGCAGCACGTAGACCGGCAGGCGGGCCGAGCAGGACATGAGCGGCGCGATGAGGATGGTGACCAGCCGGGCCTTGGGGTCTTCGATGGTGCGGGTGGCCATCACTCCGGGAATCGCGCAGGCGTAACTGGAGAGCATGGGGACGAAGCTCTTGCCGTTGAGCCCGCACCACGAGAACATCCGGTCCATCAGAAAGGCCGCCCGGGCCATGTAGCCGGTGTCCTCCAGCAGCGCGATGAAGAAGAACAGAATGAGAATCTGCGGCAGGAAGATGACCACCGAACCGACGCCGCCGATGACGCCGTCAGCGACGAGACTGGCCAGCATGGGCGTGGATTCGAGCCAGCCCCCCGCGATCTCCTGCATCCACCCCGTCAGCGCGTCGATGCCGTCCATCAGCGGTCCGGCGAGCGTGTAGATGGACTGAAAGACGAGTGTCATCAGCCCCACGAAGAAGAGCAGTCCCCAGACGCGGTGAGTGAGCACGCGGTCGGCGGACTCGCCGCGCGTGGGCTTGCGCTCACCGGGGTGAACGATGACGCCTTCGAGCAGTTCCGCGAGGCGGCCGTAGCGCAGCATGGCCTCGGCGCTGACGGGATCGAGGCCGTGCTGCTCAAGGTGCGTGCGGGCGCGGGCGATGGCGGCGTCGGCCTTCGACCTGGGCCAGCCCAGCCGCTCGGGGATGGCGGAGTGGGCGTCGAAAAGCAGACGAAGCAGCTCGACGCGGCTGACGGACGAGGCCTCGTTTCCGCCGAGGTCGTGCCTGATCGCGCGGTCAAGTTCCCCCACCGCCTGCTCCACCGACGCCGGCCACGGCATGGGGGCGATGCCGGGAGTGGAAGGGTTGTCAGCAGTCAGTTGGCGGTTGAGAGTTTCGGACGACGCCGCGCTCAGCAGCGCGTGAATCGCGCGCTTGAGTTCCTCGACGCCCTCGCCCCTGGTCGCGGTGATGGGCACGACCGGCACGCCCAGCCGCTGGGAGAGCAGCCCGGGGTCCACGGCCACGCCCTGCTCGCGGGCGCAGTCCATCATGTTGAGCGCGACCACCTGGGGGATTCCCGTGTCCGCCACCTGCGAGGCCAGGAACAGGTTGCGCATCAGGTTGGATGCGTCCACCACGCAGACGACCACGTCGGGCCTCGCCGTGCCGGGGATGCGGCCCATCAGCACGTCCAGCACCACGCGCTCATCCGCGCTGGCGGCGGCCAGCGAGTAGGCGCCCGGCAGGTCGATCACGGCGACCGATGCGTGGTCGCCCAGTTTCAGCGTGCCGAGTTTCTTCTCGACGGTGACGCCCGGGTAATTGCCCACGCGCTGCCGCGCCCCCGTGAGACGGTTGAAGAGCGTGGTCTTGCCCGTGTTGGGATTGCCGATCAGGGCGATCTCGCGCTGACGCTCGGGAGAGCCGTGGCTGGGTGACGAGGCGATCGTGGTGCCGGTCTGGTGCGTCATGGCTCGTTCAGCGACTCGTCTGCGCCGGATCACGCGGTTTCGTCGACCACGACCGTCGCCGCCTCGACCCGTCGCAGCGACACACGACCGGCAGGCCCTTCGATGGTGATGGGGTCGCCCAGCGGCGCCACGCCGACCAGGCGCACGCGACTGCCAGGCATGACGCCCATGGCCAGCAGGCGCTGAGTGAGCGGTGCGTCGCCGCGGATGGCGACGATGCGAGCAGCGCCGCCCTTGTTCAGCTGGTCAAGCGTGCGGGCCACGTCTCTTGGCCCCGAGCGAGCGTGCGAGGGCCTGCGACGCGGCATCCTCCTTCTCGCACCCGCAGCGGCAGATGGTCACGTCCCGCAGCAGCTCCCGACCGACCGCCAGGCAGCAGCCCTCAACGCGCAACATGGTCGGGTCGCAGTCGGCCATCACCTCCACCACGACCCCTTCCCGCAGTCCCATGCAGCGAAGACGCCCGGCCGAGCCGGAGCGATCGCCCACGGCGAGAATCTCGCCCCGGGCGCCGCGGGAAAGGGTGTCAAGCGTGCTCACCTGCACGGGAGGACTCTGAGAGGGGACACGGACTTGTTGAGACTCGTTCTCAACAACGTTTATCCTAACGGATGAAACGCCCTCGGTCAAACGGGATTGCAGCCCGAGGACGCGGAAGATGATGACAACCGCCAAGTCGAGGTTGAGGGATGCCGATAAGCCGTGCGTGAAGCGGTACTTCCCCCAGGTTCGACACCCGCGGCTGATCCTTGGCGCCATTGTACTGGCGGCGACGGCGTGCTCGCTGGCGCTCACCGCATGGAATCGGGGTCGTCAGGCCACGGAGCGACTGCTCATCGCCATCGAGGCCGCGGATGTCGCCGCGGTGCGTGACGCCATTGCAGCCGGCGCGGATGTCAACGATTCGAGGGAGGTCATCGATCCTCCGGTGCTGGGTCGGCGCTTCCGTGAAACGTGGAAGGGCGTGACGCCTCTCTATCGCGCCGCCGCCTGCGGCGAACCGGCGATTGTTCGGCTGCTGATCGACGCCGGGGCCGCCACCGAGGCGGTGATCGAGCCCCCGCGCTGGACGTCGCTGCATCGCGCGTGCCTGTTCGGTGATGAGCCGACCATCATCGCGCTGCTGGATGGCGGTGCATCCATTGACGTTCAGGATGGTCTTGGGCGCACGCCGCTTGACCTGGCGATGAAGCGACGGATGTTCTCCCGCCCCACGCTGGAGCGACTGGGGATGGCGCCGCTTCACACCGTCGAACGATGATCCCGGGATGATCCGCTGGCGTACAGTGGTCGCGCCCATGCTTATTCAACGCCGCGAAGATCACGTCGCGATCCTGTCGCTGAACGATCCAACGAAGCGAAACGCCCTGTCAATGGCCATGTTCGACGCGCTGGACGCGGCGTTGGAAACGCTGCGCCGGGATGCCGGGACACGGGTGATCCTGCTGCGCGGCGAAGGCCCGGCGTTCTGCGCCGGCTTCGACCTCGGGGCGGCGGTGGAGCATCCGGCGGTGATGAGCGTCTTCATCGAGCGGCTTTCAACGTTGCTGCGCGCGATCCGGCGCCTGCCTCAGCCGGTGGTGGCGTCGGTCCATGGCGCCGCGGTGGCCGGGGGATGCGCCGTGGTGTCCGCGTGCGATCTGGTATTCGTTGAATCGAGCACGAAACTGGGCTACCCCGTGCATCGCATCGGGTTGTCGCCCGCCGTCACGCTGCCGACGTTGATTCCCAAGGTGGGCGATGGGGCCGCGCGGGCTCTTGTGATGTCGGGTGAGTTGATTGACGGGGCAACCGCATGCCGAATCGGTCTGGCGTCGCACGTGATCTCCGGCGAGGCGGCGATGGGTGGCGCGGCGACCGATTTCGCGCGGGGTCTGGCCGCCAAGCCGCCCGGCGCGGTGCGCGCGACGAAGGCATGGCTCAACGAACTGGATGGATCGCTCGCTGACGATCATTTCGACCTGCCGGCGCGGGACTCCGCCCGCTTCGCGGACGACCCGGCCTCGGTCGAGCTGCTGCGCGCGGCGTGGCGGCGCGGGAGGTAGTCATGGAGGCGGCGCTCTGGGCGACAGGACTGATCGGCGGCGGCGTGCTGCTGGTGGTGATTCTGCTCGCGCCGCGATGGTGGCCGGCATGGATGGCCCTGCGCGAGCAGAGGAAGCGGCTTGCCTTCACCTGCCCCGGCTGCGGGTATTCGCGCACGGGTCTGCCGGGAGGCGGGGTGATCTGCCCGGAGTGCGGGCGGCCGCTGGAGCCGATCGACCCGCGCTATCACGTGAATCCGCGCCGTCGTCCGTCGTCGCCTTCATCCGAACCGGCGGGGCCGTCAGACGATTCCGCGACGGACGCACTGCATCCGCACGGCCCGTCTCGCGGATAGAGTTGACAGATGCTCAGGTGGATTCGTCGGCAACTCCGGCTGATGGAGTATTACTCCGCGACGCGCGAGCGGACGGCGTGGTCCCGCGCCGCGGACGCCACGCTGGCCTCCTCGCTCGTTCTGGCGATGCCCGTCACGTGGTGGTTCGATCATCGCATGGAGCAAGCGACGACCATCCACGGCGTCACCGGGCTGATTGAGCGAAGCGACCGGGGCGACCTGCTGGCCTACGTGAACGACCCGCAGGCGGACGCCACCGACTACGGCATTCCGCGCGATCGCATTCACGCCTACTTCACCGTGGAAGTGGATCGGCTGGATCGCGGGTTTCCCATGCGGACCTCGCAGATCACGCGCCAACCGATCATCATGGTGCGGCAGTTCCGCGACGCCAACGCCGTGTGGCGATCGACGGACGGTCCCCCGACGCCCGAGAGCGAGGCCGTGATGAAGGCCGTGCAGGAAAGCCCGCTGGCGCCGGCGGAGGCCATCCGGCAGCGCTGGGCGGAGGGCGACGTGCGCGAACAGGTCAACCACTGGTCCTGGGCCGCGTCGATCTTCCTGTGGTGGGTGGCGCTGTTCGTCGTGCTGTCGCTCGGGCTGCTGTTGACGCGCCTGGCCGTGGGCGGCGTGCTCTATGTGCGGGCGGTGCGGCGCAACGCGCTGGTGGCGGAAGGGCGCTGCCCCCACTGCGCGTACGACCTGAGGGGTCTTGAGTTCTCTCCACGATGCCCCGAGTGCGGCGAGCTGCAGACCTGAATCCGCCAGCCGCGGCACAAGCACGAATCGGCCGCGCACGTCGCTGACTACACTGCCGAGCGTGCCCACCGTCACCGACGAAGCCATCTGCATCCGGCACTGGGATTACTCCGAAACATCCCAGACGGTCGGGCTGTTCTCCCGCGATCACGGCGTGGTCCGGGGGCTGGCCAAGGGCGCCAAGCGTGAGAAAGGCCGCTTCAGCGGCGGCATCGACCTGCTGGCGCGGGGCGAGTTTGTCGCCATCATCAAGCCCGGGCGCGACCTGCACACCCTGACCGAGTGGACGCTGCTGGAGGTCTACTGGCCCCTGCGGCGCCACCTGGAGGCCCACCGGCTCGGACTGTTCATGGCCGACCTCATCCACCACATGGTGCAGGACCACGACCCTCATCCCGGCCTGTATCGCACGCTGGTGACGGCGCTCGGCGGGCTGGGAGACTCGGCCAATCATGGTCGTCTCACGCTTGCGTTCCTGTGGTCGCTGCTCACGGAGACCGGCTATCAGCCCTCGATTGAGACGCATGGTGAAGGCGATGCCGGAAACACCGACGGAGATGGACAGTCGGTGTACCTCTTCGCGCCGGAATCCGGAGGATTGATCCGTGGAGGCGACGCCGGACCACGCTGGCGCGTGCGGCGTGAGACAGTCGAGCTGCTGCGGCGCGTGACGACCGGCGCGCCCTTGCCGGCGCAGGACACGCCGGCCGTCGGCAGGGCCTGCCGCCTGCTGGCGGCGTATGTCCGGCACATCCTGGGTCACGAGCCGCCCACGATGTCGATGGTCTTTCCGGATCTGCAGACGCCGCGAACGTCATCCTCCGGCGATCCGACGAGGCGCGATGGATCATCCCGCCGGTGACAGCCGGGCCGTCAGCCGGGGCGTGAGCGGGTGCTTCGACGCCACGCGGCGCAGATCATCGAGCGTGACCATGTTGATGCGGGCCAGTTCATCCTCCAGCGATCGATACTGCCCCTGCGTCGTCCACATGTGGCCCAGCCGTTTCATGCGGCCCGCGGGGCGTTCGCCGGCGACCGTGACGCCCGTGGCGATCTTGCTGCGCACGCGCTGCAGGTCATCTTCGGTGAGCGAGGCGACCAGCCCATCGACTTCCTTCAGCACGACCCGCTCGACCTCGACGGCGTCCTCGGGCGAGCACGTGGCGAAGACGTACAGCTCACCCGTGTCATCGCGCCCGTCGTACTGGGCCTGGGCCTCCTCGGCCAGACCCGTCTCGATGAGCGCCCAGTAGAGCCGCGAGCCCTCGGAGTCGCCCAGCACCTGGGCCAGCATCATGGCGGCGTAGCGGTCGTCGTCGCGCAGCGACGGCGCGGGAGCGATCATCAGCAGGTAGTGGCGGTTCACCTTGTCGGATGTGCGATCAAGAGCGCCCTCACCGAACCGGATCGGCCGATACTCGCGCCTGGCCCCGGTCCGTCTCCACGAACCGCAGCGGCGCTCCAGCG includes the following:
- a CDS encoding FeoA domain-containing protein, producing the protein MARTLDQLNKGGAARIVAIRGDAPLTQRLLAMGVMPGSRVRLVGVAPLGDPITIEGPAGRVSLRRVEAATVVVDETA
- a CDS encoding ferrous iron transport protein A, encoding MQVSTLDTLSRGARGEILAVGDRSGSAGRLRCMGLREGVVVEVMADCDPTMLRVEGCCLAVGRELLRDVTICRCGCEKEDAASQALARSLGAKRRGPHA
- a CDS encoding enoyl-CoA hydratase/isomerase family protein; this encodes MLIQRREDHVAILSLNDPTKRNALSMAMFDALDAALETLRRDAGTRVILLRGEGPAFCAGFDLGAAVEHPAVMSVFIERLSTLLRAIRRLPQPVVASVHGAAVAGGCAVVSACDLVFVESSTKLGYPVHRIGLSPAVTLPTLIPKVGDGAARALVMSGELIDGATACRIGLASHVISGEAAMGGAATDFARGLAAKPPGAVRATKAWLNELDGSLADDHFDLPARDSARFADDPASVELLRAAWRRGR
- the feoB gene encoding ferrous iron transport protein B, whose protein sequence is MTHQTGTTIASSPSHGSPERQREIALIGNPNTGKTTLFNRLTGARQRVGNYPGVTVEKKLGTLKLGDHASVAVIDLPGAYSLAAASADERVVLDVLMGRIPGTARPDVVVCVVDASNLMRNLFLASQVADTGIPQVVALNMMDCAREQGVAVDPGLLSQRLGVPVVPITATRGEGVEELKRAIHALLSAASSETLNRQLTADNPSTPGIAPMPWPASVEQAVGELDRAIRHDLGGNEASSVSRVELLRLLFDAHSAIPERLGWPRSKADAAIARARTHLEQHGLDPVSAEAMLRYGRLAELLEGVIVHPGERKPTRGESADRVLTHRVWGLLFFVGLMTLVFQSIYTLAGPLMDGIDALTGWMQEIAGGWLESTPMLASLVADGVIGGVGSVVIFLPQILILFFFIALLEDTGYMARAAFLMDRMFSWCGLNGKSFVPMLSSYACAIPGVMATRTIEDPKARLVTILIAPLMSCSARLPVYVLLIGAFVEPRYGPWWAGFTLVAMHFVGLLVAIPVAMALNRWVIRGTRIPFVMEMPPYRTPQLRDVLWRMVERGGAFLRRAGTIIFAMTIIIWALVYFPRSASVEQAATQRFIDQTAAEMALPAADVADLVERNDADANDRFDEELAARLSNSVEGAFVEHSYLGRLGRTVQPIFSPAGFDWRITIGVLASFPAREVIIATLGIIYNLGSEVDEESDTLVAAMRNARWESGPRAGEPVFTIPVAAAIMVFFALCLQCGSTVAVIARESAWKWAIFAFCYMTALAWVGAVLTYQTLRLVIAS
- a CDS encoding ankyrin repeat domain-containing protein yields the protein MKRYFPQVRHPRLILGAIVLAATACSLALTAWNRGRQATERLLIAIEAADVAAVRDAIAAGADVNDSREVIDPPVLGRRFRETWKGVTPLYRAAACGEPAIVRLLIDAGAATEAVIEPPRWTSLHRACLFGDEPTIIALLDGGASIDVQDGLGRTPLDLAMKRRMFSRPTLERLGMAPLHTVER
- the recO gene encoding DNA repair protein RecO, with protein sequence MPTVTDEAICIRHWDYSETSQTVGLFSRDHGVVRGLAKGAKREKGRFSGGIDLLARGEFVAIIKPGRDLHTLTEWTLLEVYWPLRRHLEAHRLGLFMADLIHHMVQDHDPHPGLYRTLVTALGGLGDSANHGRLTLAFLWSLLTETGYQPSIETHGEGDAGNTDGDGQSVYLFAPESGGLIRGGDAGPRWRVRRETVELLRRVTTGAPLPAQDTPAVGRACRLLAAYVRHILGHEPPTMSMVFPDLQTPRTSSSGDPTRRDGSSRR